TGCTCTATTTAGCCTGGGCTTAAACCTGCAATGGGGGTTTGCCGGACTGGTGAATTTTGGCCATGTGGCTTTTATGACTGTGGGTGCCTATACCACTGTTATGTTAAATCTGGCTGGTGTACCCTGGTATTTTGCATTTTTGCTGGCGGCGATCGCGGCTGGCATTTTGGGTCTATTGGTGGGCAGCACTACGTTGCGGTTGCGAACCGACTATCTAGCGATCGTGACGATCGGGGTATCAGAAATTGTGCGCTTGATTGCCAACAATGAAGAATGGCTGACCAATGGCGCAAGGGGGGTATATGGCTACGATCGCCCCCTGGAAGGATTGGTAGCTACTAATTATTACCCGGCTTTGTTGATGGGGTTATTATTGGTGGTTCTGGCGGTGGTGTATTGGCAGCTAGAAAGATTGGTGCGATCGCCCTGGGGCAGAGTGCTTAAGGCGATCCGCGAAGATGAAGAAGTGGCCAAGGCACTGGGTAAGAATGTGTTTTGGTATAAGCTACAGGCATTTTCGATTGGGGCGGCGATCGCTGGTTTTGCGGGGGCGTTCTTTGCCTGGCAACTAACCACTGTCTATCCAGAGACTTTTATTCCGTTGATTACCTTCCAAGCCTGGACGATCGTCACGATCGGCGGTGCTGGTAGTAATTTGGGCGTGTTGCTGGGGGCGCTAATTTTTCAGCTCTACAATACCCTGCCTCGTTTTTTGCCCCAACAGGTCAGAATTGGCATCCTTGGTGGCGGTAAGCTGGAGGCATTGCAACTCATTACGATCGGCTTGACCTTGATTTTATTAATGGTGTGGCGACCCCAGGGGATTATGGGCAATAAAGATGAGTTGACTTTGACGAAATAATCTTGCGATCGCTAGATCAAAAATTACTACCCAAATTTAATTCCCAGATCCGAACCGTAAAGTCGGCGGCAGCAGAAGCCAGATAGCGACCATTGGGACTGAAACCCAGCCCGATCGCCCAGTCCTGGTGTCCATCCAGTCGTGCTAGCTGTTGACCGCGCAAATTCCACAATCGGACTGTTTTATCTTCCGAGGCGGTGGCGATGTATTTCCCATCATTACTAAATCTAATTGCGCGTACCACGCCAGTATGTCCCGCCAATTGGGCGATCGACTTGCCCTCTAGATCCCATAACTGCGCTGTCCGATCCGATGAAGCAGTGGCGATATATTGACCATCGGGACTAAACGCAATACTCCTGACCCAGTTGCGGTGTCCTTTTAGTTCGGTTAGCAGCTTGCCCTGGCGATCCCACAACCTGGCCAGATGATCTGAAGCGCCAGTGGCAATGTATTCACCATCGGGGCTGAATGCAGCAGTCCAAACCGCATCGGGATGTTTGATCTCAAGTAGTTGTTCCCCCTCTAGGTTCCATAACCTCACCGTGCCATCCGAGGAGGCGGTAAGAATGCGATCGCCGTTGGGACTGAAGATCGCCGTATTTACCCAATCTTCATGGCCAGTGAATTCTTGCAATAGTTGACCACTGCGATCCCACAATCGGGCAACTCCATCCTGCGCTCCGGTGATGATCTGGCTACCATCGGCGCTAAAATTTGCACTCCAGATAATGTGATCTTCATGGGGAAATTCGACTAATTCTTGACCCAGGCGATCCCACAGCTTGACTGAGCCATTGGAAGAAGCAGTGAGCAAATGATTGCCATCGGGGCTAAACTGCACTTGCAGCACACTGGTTTCATGGGCTTGAAATCGGCTGACCTGATTGGCTTTGACTGATTGAACCAATTGGGCCAATGGGGCGATCGGTTGATTTAGGAAATTAGTTACATTATCAATATCAATATCAATATCAATCGGCTTAGGAGTTGGATTAAGCTCTGGTTCAGAACCCGTTGAGGCTCGAGCAAAAGCACTGGTCATACCGGCCATACTGGTCATAACTGGGCTAAATGCAATCCAGAACAGCAAAATACTAAATATACCCAAATATTGTCTTATTCTTTTAATTAACATCTTTAACATCCCCCTCAGCCCAAGGTTTCAGCTCATTTACTACTCAGTTAATCTTGCAAAACTTCTATTTTGGGAGTTATTGAATTATCATTAAGGTGAACTAGTTTAGATTGATCCGCTTTAGTTGGCGATCGCCCACCTCAAATATGCTTCTGCATACCATAGACCGAACCATAGCTTGAGATATTGCAGTTATTTAGTAGTTAACGTTCTGGCGATCGATTCAAGACAGCCATCCTAGCAGATAAAATTAGATTCAGTGACAAATCACTGGTGGAAAATTTGAGACGCATCACCGTGACAGTCAAAGTTTGATCAATGCAACTTAAGCAACTTAAGGCAAATAAAAAATTAGGTAGTCATTAAAATCGCTGCCAAGGCTTGAATTTAGCTCAATTCTGGCAATTAGCAACCTGGCTGCTGTGATCTACGTCATAGAGTACGTCATAGCGATCGATTGCACCAAATCGAGATGTGCATCATGACTAGCAAGACTATCCAGCCAATCGTACTGGCTGTCTGGGATGCTTTATTTGCTTGAGCTGGAAAAATCAATTAAAACATCAAGCTCTACTCCAACCATCGATCCTAGCTATCGATCCCACCGGTTAAAATCTGGATGCTTAAATTTGGCAGCCGTTGTTCTAATTGCTACGGCTTTGTTGCAAATTGCAATCACGGGTATTCAGATATATTCAGATAATATGCCGATGGAAATGCCAGGATGTGAAAATATCCCAGCGTAAAAGATCGTGGTTTTACGGTTATTGAGAGAGAGCTACTCCGAACTTTGCCCATGTCACCTAAGGTAATAATACATGCCAGCCAGAATAATGGTGGTGGACGACGATCGCCAGCTTGAATCACTTATAAACAGCCTGTTCAGGGGCAAAATCATCAACGGTGATTATCGGTTTTGTTTCGTCTCCGACGGTCAACAGGCATTAGAATTACTGAGCGCAGATGATGCGATCGATATGGTGCTCACTGCGATTGATCTGCCACGGATGGGCGGTTTGGAGCTTTTGGCACAGCTTGAGGGAGATGAATTTTCTAGATATAGGCAATATGGCTTAAAAACTATAGTCATGTCTAGCTGTGAGGATATTGCTAATATCAGGACAGCAATGAACCTGGGGGCAGTGGATTTTCTAACCAGGCCGATTAACCCCAAAGATTTAGAAATTACGATCGCCAATACGCTCGAAAAAGTAGCACGCGATCGGGAAAATCAACGATTCCGACGGATTAAGGAAGCAGAACTAAACCAGGTCGAGGCCAAATATCGGCACATTTTTGAAAATGCCGTAGAGGGCATGTTCCAAGCCAGCCCTGGGGGTAGTTTTATTGATGTCAACTCAGCCATTGCCGAAATGCTGGGCTATGCCACATCGCAACATTTGCTGGCGCAGATCAATGATATTGGCATCCAGGTTTTTGCTGAACCAGGGCAGTATGAACAATTCAGTCAATTAATCGAGACCCAGGCACGGGTCAAGGGATTTGAGTTCCAAGCCAAGTGTGCTGATGGGAGCCTGATTTGGGTTTCCGCCAATGCTCGCGCGGTCAAAGAGCCCCAGGGCAGTTTGCTTTATTACGATGGTAGCCTGATCGACATCAGCGATCGCATTACCGCCCAGGAAGCCCTGAAGCGATCGCAAAAAGACCTGGAGCAACGGGTGAAACAACGCACCCAGGCACTCGCCTATGCCAATGACCAGATGGTAGTCGAGGTGGCGGTGCGCAAACATATTGAACAATCACTGCGCCAGAGCGAGTCAAAGCTGCGCCATGTATTTGAGCAAGCCCCAGTGATGATGATATCCGTGGACGATCGCGGTCGGATTTGTGATGTCAACGACAAGTGGCTGGCCGAGACTGGCTATGCTAGGGCGGAAGTGATGTATAAATCCGCTGATTTTTTAATTTCCCTGCAACCAGATGAGCCGGAACCAGAGTTTGGCACTGAATTTTGGCAAGCCGATCATATTCAAGATATCCCCTACTGCTATCGCACCAAAGACGGCGATGATATTGATGTATTGATCGATTGTGTGGCCACGGTTGACCCCACGGGCAAAGCAATTAATTTGGCCGTAGTCCGCAACATTACCGCCCAAAAGCAAGCAGAAAAGCAACTCCAATTTGCCATGTTTGCCCTGGAGCGATTGTCTCACCTGGTGGCCTGGTGCCGCCCCGATGGGCAGATTACCTATGTGAATAAGGCTACTACCAAGGCGTTGGGCTATGCCAAAGATGAGCTATTAAACATGAGCATTAGCCAGATTGATTCTAGTATTTCTGCTTCCCAGTGGCAATCCCATTGGCAAGAGCTCAAGACCAGAAAATACCTTTACTATGAAACCACCATGTGCCGTAAGAACGGCAGCATTTTCCCAGTGGAGGTAACGGCCAACTACCTGGAATTTGGCGGCGAGGAATATAACTTTGTGTTTGTGAAGGATATTTCCGATCGCAAACAGTTTGAATCAGCCTTGCAGCGTAGTAACTCCCTCCTGAAGGCTCAACGCGAAGTGGCGATCGATGGCATTCTGGCGGTGGATGAACAGGGGCGAATTGTCAGTTTCAATCGCCGCTTTTGTGAAATGTGGGATGTGCCCGAAGCGCTGTTAAACGCAGGTGAAGCAAATCGGTTGCTCTCTTTCCTGCTCACTGCCGTCGGTTTACCAGAACCACTCACTGATCTGATTGAGCGTACCTATGATGACCCCAATGATTTCCAACGCGATGAAATTAGATTGCCCGGCGATCGCATTTTTGATTGTTATTCTGGCCCAGTAATGGCTAATGACGGCAAGTATTTTGGCATGATCTGGTTCTTCCGCGATATTACCGATCGCGTGATCGCCGAAGAAGCTTTGCAAGTAGAGAAAGAAAAATCGGAGCGGTTGCTGTTGAATATTCTGCCGGAGCCGATCGCCAACCGCTTGAAACTAGAACAAGGCGCGATCGCCGATCGGTTCAGTCAGGTATCGGTTTTGTTTGCCGATATTGTTGACTTTACGCGGGTGTCGGCACGCATGTCACCGCAGGAATTAGTTTCCATGCTCAATCAAATTTTCTCCGCCTTCGATCACCTGGCCGATCAACATGGCCTCGAGAAAATTAAAACCGTTGGTGATGCCTACATGGTCGCAAGTGGTTTGCCCTATTACCGGGAAGATCACATGGCGGCGATCGCCCATATGGCTCTGGACATGCGAGAGCAAATGCAGCAATTTAACGCCAGAACCGGCGAATCATTCCGGATGCGGATTGGCATTAATGCGGGACCAGTGGTGGCGGGGGTAATTGGCACCAAAAAGTTTATTTATGACCTGTGGGGCGATACGGTGAATATTGCCAGCCGGATGGAGTCCCAGGGCACTGCCGATCGGATTCAAGTGTCGGAAATTATCTACGAGGAACTAGCAGACCAGTTTGATTTTGAACCCCGTGGCGCGATCGAGGTGAAGGGGCGTGGCCAGATGACAACTTATTTCTTGACCGGACGCAAGCCTGGGGCTAAATCGGCAACTGATTCTAGTTATGATTTAGATTTAAGCCATAATGTGGAAGCAAATCAAGATGTAAGTCAATCGGTGCGATTGAGCAGTTAGGCTCTGATATCTTGCAGTGGGTTTAGAAAATGAGAGAAAAGGGCATGAAATAAACTTAGAAAGTAGAAAGTAAGCAATTGATCACCCGCACGCCCGATCCCCATGACAAGCGATCGGTACGTTTAGCGCTTACACCCCAGGGTGAGGCGATCATTAATCAGCTTAAACGCACGATCCCCAATCAATCCGAAAATAGCGATAATAGCGACAATATAGAAAATCAACTGCGGGAATTACTGCGCGATTGGCAAAAACAAAGTGGCTGGCAGGTTTTTGGTCTCTGTCAAACTTGCCAATTCAATCAAACTCTTGCAGATGGTGGGTTCCGATGTGGTTTGACTCAAGAAAGACTAGCATTTGCAGAAACCCAGCAAATTTGCGCCGAACATGACTTTGCGATCGATTAGCGCCACAGAACTTAACAAAATATTCCCATGTGTCTCAGTCTCTATTAATAATAGCTGATCAGACGAAATACCCAGTTCTAAAGCCACTTCGGGGAGTGAAACTGTATACAAATAAAAAAACTTATGTAAAACTGTCTTTATTATCAATGTAGTAATTGCTTCGTGAGCGAGATGGGTTCAAAGACTTTTTCTGCTGTATTCCTAACGTTGGTGCTAGGCGCGATCGGTTCGGTTAGTAGTGCTAAAGCGGCTGACTTCCCGGAAGCAGGAGTTTTTGATTTTAGCGATTTTGTTGCCTCCCCTGATCAACTGATTCTTGAAGGAGGAGTGAATACAGTTAGTGGAGACACAGGACCTAGTGGTACGGATCAAAACGACTATTTCCAATTCGATTTAACCAATGGTGAGCCTCCGTTTACTTTTATCCTGACTTCATATACACCAGGTGCCGGTAACACTAGTACGAGTTTTCGTTTAAACCGAGATGATGATAACAGTCAGGTTGGCTTAATTGGTACCTTAAGTGATGCTACCGTTGGCACTGATTTCTTTCCCGCAATCAGCTCTTTACTTACTGCCAACAGTGTCCCCCTTTCCGACGCTATTTATCATATTGATGAAGGTAGTGGGCCAGCCTCCTGGCGTTTTACGGTTCAAGCCGTGCCGTTTGAGTTTGAATCTGGTCTTGGTTTGCTAGCTTTTGGTGGATTTGGGTTTGGTCATTATTTCCTCAAAAAGCGGAAGCGGAAGCAGAAGAAATTAGCTTAGATTGATTGTACCTGGCTTAACCGAGCTAGTTTAATTTGCGGGTGCGATCGAGAAACCATTTATTAGAGATTGATTTAGAAATTGATTTAGAAGCAGAATCCCCACGATCTGCCTCTGTGTTTTTTTGGCTATTTTGATTTTGTATTTGTAGATTTTGCCCTAGTTCGCTCTCATTATCTAGAGCCTGTCTGCGCGATTCTGATTGATCGCTTCGCCGATCGCGGTGGGGTTCAAGGGATTCCTGCGGTTGGGTTTCCAGCTCCAATTCATCTAGATCATTGCTAAGCTCAGGTACATAGGTGATTTCAACTGCCTGATCTATTTCTAAGTCTTCTAAGTCGGTGAAATTATCAAGTCCATAGGGATTGGAAATAGGCTTAACTGGTTTAATCTCCCTGGGCAGAATTGGTGAAACTACCGATGATTCAACCACGATCGTTTGCTGAATTGGAACATTATCGATCGCAGGATCGTTTTCTAAGTCTTCTAAGGACTGTGCCGATGTAGCTAGTTTAAGCGAATGGTTGGGTTGCTCTTGTTGATCTGGCTCAGGTGATAGATGGGGCGATCGCTGCTCCAGGAAAGATTCCAAAGCATCTAGCTCAGCATCAAATTCATCACTGATATCTAGATTTAGATCAGCAACTTGATCGATTTCTAGCTCTCCGTCACAATCAACCTGCTTAGGAGGATCAGATTTTAAATTACTTTCAGTGAAATCATGCTCATTATGCAAATCTTGGTCGGCTTCAGGATTTCGATCGTCTAAGTTTTGATCGTCTAAGTTTTGATCGTCTAAGTTTTGATCGTCTAAGTTTTGATCGTTTAAATAAGTCAGGTAATTACCAGTTTCTAGATCATTCCCAGTAGCCTGATCGTTAATTAGTGGTTTGAAATTATTTGGCTGATTGGGATTCTGTTTAATTCTGGCGATCGGGGTGCGATTGTTAAGTCGATTCGAGCTATTGGAGCTATTAGGATTGTTGTCGCTATTAGTAATTTTGCCAGTAGTTAGATTTGCTGG
The sequence above is a segment of the Pseudanabaena sp. PCC 7367 genome. Coding sequences within it:
- a CDS encoding branched-chain amino acid ABC transporter permease, giving the protein MLAYLTSLLSFASIFALFSLGLNLQWGFAGLVNFGHVAFMTVGAYTTVMLNLAGVPWYFAFLLAAIAAGILGLLVGSTTLRLRTDYLAIVTIGVSEIVRLIANNEEWLTNGARGVYGYDRPLEGLVATNYYPALLMGLLLVVLAVVYWQLERLVRSPWGRVLKAIREDEEVAKALGKNVFWYKLQAFSIGAAIAGFAGAFFAWQLTTVYPETFIPLITFQAWTIVTIGGAGSNLGVLLGALIFQLYNTLPRFLPQQVRIGILGGGKLEALQLITIGLTLILLMVWRPQGIMGNKDELTLTK
- a CDS encoding adenylate/guanylate cyclase domain-containing protein; this encodes MPARIMVVDDDRQLESLINSLFRGKIINGDYRFCFVSDGQQALELLSADDAIDMVLTAIDLPRMGGLELLAQLEGDEFSRYRQYGLKTIVMSSCEDIANIRTAMNLGAVDFLTRPINPKDLEITIANTLEKVARDRENQRFRRIKEAELNQVEAKYRHIFENAVEGMFQASPGGSFIDVNSAIAEMLGYATSQHLLAQINDIGIQVFAEPGQYEQFSQLIETQARVKGFEFQAKCADGSLIWVSANARAVKEPQGSLLYYDGSLIDISDRITAQEALKRSQKDLEQRVKQRTQALAYANDQMVVEVAVRKHIEQSLRQSESKLRHVFEQAPVMMISVDDRGRICDVNDKWLAETGYARAEVMYKSADFLISLQPDEPEPEFGTEFWQADHIQDIPYCYRTKDGDDIDVLIDCVATVDPTGKAINLAVVRNITAQKQAEKQLQFAMFALERLSHLVAWCRPDGQITYVNKATTKALGYAKDELLNMSISQIDSSISASQWQSHWQELKTRKYLYYETTMCRKNGSIFPVEVTANYLEFGGEEYNFVFVKDISDRKQFESALQRSNSLLKAQREVAIDGILAVDEQGRIVSFNRRFCEMWDVPEALLNAGEANRLLSFLLTAVGLPEPLTDLIERTYDDPNDFQRDEIRLPGDRIFDCYSGPVMANDGKYFGMIWFFRDITDRVIAEEALQVEKEKSERLLLNILPEPIANRLKLEQGAIADRFSQVSVLFADIVDFTRVSARMSPQELVSMLNQIFSAFDHLADQHGLEKIKTVGDAYMVASGLPYYREDHMAAIAHMALDMREQMQQFNARTGESFRMRIGINAGPVVAGVIGTKKFIYDLWGDTVNIASRMESQGTADRIQVSEIIYEELADQFDFEPRGAIEVKGRGQMTTYFLTGRKPGAKSATDSSYDLDLSHNVEANQDVSQSVRLSS
- a CDS encoding WD40 repeat domain-containing protein — encoded protein: MTSMAGMTSAFARASTGSEPELNPTPKPIDIDIDIDNVTNFLNQPIAPLAQLVQSVKANQVSRFQAHETSVLQVQFSPDGNHLLTASSNGSVKLWDRLGQELVEFPHEDHIIWSANFSADGSQIITGAQDGVARLWDRSGQLLQEFTGHEDWVNTAIFSPNGDRILTASSDGTVRLWNLEGEQLLEIKHPDAVWTAAFSPDGEYIATGASDHLARLWDRQGKLLTELKGHRNWVRSIAFSPDGQYIATASSDRTAQLWDLEGKSIAQLAGHTGVVRAIRFSNDGKYIATASEDKTVRLWNLRGQQLARLDGHQDWAIGLGFSPNGRYLASAAADFTVRIWELNLGSNF